One genomic region from Salinicola endophyticus encodes:
- a CDS encoding NAD(P)H-dependent glycerol-3-phosphate dehydrogenase, with product MSESPSQSASRSSEPMRVAVLGGGSFGTAIASIAADNGATVRQWLRDAALVDQINHEHRNGRYLPDYPINPAVVASTDLAATVAEAMVVFIAIPSKAFRSVLEQAREHLRPEQILVTTTKGIQAEGFKLMSQLIEEATGSSHIGVLSGPNLAAEIAQKQLTATVIASDDAVTRAYVQAALGCGYFRVYAGNDRYGAELGGSLKNIYAIAAGMAAALGMGENTRAMLMTRALAEMSRFAVALGANPMTFLGLSGVGDLIVTCSSKLSRNYRVGYALGEGATLDDAIAALGQVAEGVNTVKLVCAKAREEGIYMPLAQGLHHVMFDGVPARDMARALMENEQSSDVEFMLSREAVSQAHQLAPDGDA from the coding sequence ATGTCAGAATCCCCCTCGCAGTCAGCTTCCCGCTCTTCGGAGCCCATGCGGGTCGCCGTGCTCGGCGGCGGCAGTTTCGGTACCGCCATCGCCAGCATCGCTGCCGACAATGGCGCCACGGTACGCCAGTGGCTGCGCGATGCGGCGCTGGTCGACCAGATCAATCACGAGCACCGCAACGGCCGCTATCTGCCCGACTACCCGATCAACCCGGCGGTGGTGGCCTCCACTGATCTGGCCGCCACCGTGGCCGAGGCCATGGTGGTATTCATCGCCATCCCCTCCAAGGCGTTTCGCAGCGTGCTCGAGCAGGCGCGCGAGCACCTGCGCCCGGAGCAGATCCTGGTGACCACCACCAAGGGGATCCAGGCCGAAGGCTTCAAACTGATGAGCCAGTTGATCGAGGAGGCGACCGGCTCGTCGCACATCGGCGTGCTTTCGGGGCCCAACCTGGCCGCGGAGATCGCCCAGAAGCAGCTCACGGCGACGGTGATCGCCAGCGACGATGCGGTCACCCGGGCCTATGTCCAGGCCGCGCTGGGCTGCGGCTACTTCCGTGTCTATGCCGGCAACGACCGCTACGGCGCCGAGCTGGGCGGCTCGCTCAAGAACATCTATGCCATCGCCGCGGGCATGGCGGCGGCGCTGGGCATGGGCGAGAACACCCGCGCCATGCTGATGACCCGCGCGTTGGCCGAGATGAGCCGCTTCGCGGTGGCTCTGGGTGCCAATCCCATGACCTTTCTCGGGCTTTCCGGCGTCGGCGATCTGATCGTCACCTGCTCGTCCAAGCTCTCGCGCAATTACCGCGTCGGCTATGCGCTGGGCGAGGGCGCCACCCTCGACGACGCGATCGCGGCCCTGGGCCAGGTGGCCGAGGGCGTCAATACGGTCAAGCTGGTGTGTGCCAAGGCGCGTGAGGAGGGCATCTACATGCCGCTGGCCCAGGGGCTGCACCATGTGATGTTCGACGGCGTGCCGGCGCGTGACATGGCGCGGGCGCTGATGGAGAACGAACAGAGCAGCGACGTCGAGTTCATGCTCTCGCGCGAGGCGGTTTCGCAGGCCCATCAGTTGGCACCGGACGGTGACGCATGA
- a CDS encoding LacI family DNA-binding transcriptional regulator has protein sequence MSEHDAKPRSARATGSARLTDVARVAGVAPMTVSRALNRPELVSEATRERVRRAVIETGYVPNQVAGALASSRSRLVALMVPTVAHALFAEVVQTVTGLLVPRGYQVLLGLVGYTPDEEEGVVETVLSRRPDGIVLTGCHHSTLTRQRLAASRVPLVEIWDMSDDPIDMLIGFSHHAVGRAVADHLLARGYRRLGVISADDTRAERRIDGLRERLAEAGQQALPLRRVGTPSSMPWGREMAAELLDHHALEAIVCSSDILALGVIAEAQSRGLAIPDDLAIMGFGDSSYAAASFPALSTVRIDGATIGRRAAEQLLERMARPQFERSGVVEDVGFSLVDRATT, from the coding sequence GTGAGTGAGCATGATGCCAAGCCGCGCTCGGCCCGGGCCACCGGCAGCGCCCGTCTGACCGATGTGGCGCGGGTCGCCGGCGTGGCACCGATGACCGTGTCGCGGGCGCTCAATCGTCCCGAGCTGGTCAGCGAGGCGACCCGTGAGCGGGTGCGCCGCGCGGTCATCGAGACCGGCTACGTGCCCAATCAGGTCGCTGGCGCGCTGGCCTCCAGTCGCAGCCGTCTGGTGGCGCTCATGGTGCCGACGGTGGCCCACGCGCTGTTCGCCGAGGTGGTGCAGACGGTCACCGGCTTGCTGGTGCCGCGCGGCTACCAGGTGCTGTTGGGGCTGGTCGGCTATACCCCCGACGAAGAGGAGGGCGTGGTCGAGACGGTGCTCAGCCGCCGCCCCGACGGTATCGTGCTCACCGGTTGCCACCACTCGACCCTGACCCGGCAGCGGCTGGCGGCCAGCCGGGTGCCGCTGGTCGAGATCTGGGACATGAGCGACGACCCCATCGACATGCTGATCGGGTTCTCCCATCACGCCGTGGGGCGCGCCGTGGCCGATCACCTGCTGGCGCGGGGTTACCGCCGCCTCGGGGTGATCAGTGCCGATGACACCCGCGCCGAACGGCGTATCGATGGCCTGCGCGAGCGCCTGGCCGAGGCGGGGCAGCAGGCGCTGCCGCTGCGTCGGGTGGGAACCCCTTCGAGCATGCCCTGGGGGCGCGAGATGGCGGCCGAACTGCTCGATCACCATGCCCTCGAGGCGATCGTCTGCAGCTCCGATATCCTCGCCCTGGGGGTGATCGCCGAGGCCCAGAGTCGCGGCCTGGCGATCCCCGATGATCTGGCCATCATGGGCTTCGGCGACAGCAGCTATGCCGCGGCCAGCTTTCCCGCCCTGAGCACGGTGCGCATCGATGGGGCCACCATCGGCCGCCGCGCCGCCGAGCAGCTGCTCGAACGCATGGCGCGACCCCAGTTCGAGCGCAGCGGGGTGGTGGAGGATGTCGGTTTCAGCCTGGTCGACCGCGCTACCACCTGA
- the sixA gene encoding phosphohistidine phosphatase SixA: protein MSWLAIVRHGEAGPGIPDAERRLTARGEGEAQSAARWLASRPELAAATLWASPYRRAQQTALPIAAALGVSLDTCDGMTPEDDVDALIERLSALGASPSPLILVSHMPLVGTLAGRLVDGGPLAAMGFPTAGVALLEGEVWAAGCASLGAFVAPPHG, encoded by the coding sequence ATGAGCTGGCTGGCGATCGTGCGCCACGGCGAGGCGGGGCCCGGCATACCCGATGCCGAACGTCGCCTGACCGCGCGTGGCGAAGGCGAGGCGCAGTCGGCGGCGCGCTGGCTTGCCAGCCGCCCGGAACTGGCGGCGGCGACCCTGTGGGCGAGCCCGTATCGGCGCGCGCAGCAGACTGCGCTGCCCATCGCCGCGGCGTTGGGCGTCTCCCTCGACACCTGCGACGGCATGACCCCGGAGGATGACGTCGACGCCCTGATCGAGCGCCTGAGCGCGCTGGGGGCGTCGCCGTCACCGCTGATCCTGGTCAGCCACATGCCGCTGGTCGGCACCCTGGCCGGACGTCTGGTCGATGGCGGGCCGCTCGCGGCCATGGGCTTTCCCACCGCCGGGGTGGCACTGCTCGAAGGCGAGGTGTGGGCGGCGGGCTGCGCCAGCCTCGGCGCCTTCGTCGCGCCACCCCATGGCTGA
- a CDS encoding Re/Si-specific NAD(P)(+) transhydrogenase subunit alpha yields MRIGAPKEIAKGEARVALTPESAQQIQKLGHECLLERGAGVAAGFSDDAYQAAGVTLVDDAEALWETAEVVIKVREPLDAEIERLRDGQTLIAFFWPAQNEARLARCREKGATVVAMDMVPRISRAQKMDALSSTANIAGYRAVIEAGNQFGRFFTGQVTAAGKVPPAKVLVLGAGVAGLAAIGTATSLGAVVRAFDVRPEVAEQIESMGAEFLFLDFEDSQDGSGSGGYASPSSPEFREKQLALFREQAPEVDIVITTALIPGRPAPKLWLEEMVAAMKPGSVIVDLAAEKGGNCDLTVMDERIVTDSGVIVVGYTDFPSRMATQASLLYATNIRHMLTDLTPEKDGVIVHDMEDDVIRGATATHAGEITFPPPPPKVKAIGAAKPKAKPKEPTPEEKRAAEHASFLAQTKRQVGLLAAGGVLMWLLGMVAPASFMQHFIVFALACFVGFQVIWNVSHSLHTPLMAVTNAISGIVILGAILQIGSGSWLVGLLAGISVLIASINIVGGFLVTRRMLAMFQKS; encoded by the coding sequence ATGAGAATTGGCGCCCCCAAAGAGATCGCCAAGGGCGAAGCGCGGGTCGCCCTGACCCCGGAGAGCGCGCAGCAGATCCAGAAGCTCGGGCACGAGTGCCTGCTCGAGCGCGGTGCGGGCGTCGCCGCCGGTTTCAGCGACGACGCCTATCAGGCGGCCGGGGTGACCCTGGTCGACGACGCCGAAGCGCTGTGGGAAACCGCCGAGGTGGTGATCAAGGTACGCGAACCCCTCGATGCCGAGATCGAGCGGCTGCGCGACGGGCAGACGTTGATCGCCTTCTTCTGGCCGGCGCAGAACGAGGCGCGCCTGGCGCGCTGCCGCGAGAAGGGCGCCACCGTGGTGGCGATGGACATGGTGCCGCGTATCTCGCGGGCGCAGAAGATGGATGCGCTCTCGAGCACCGCGAACATCGCCGGCTACCGCGCGGTGATCGAAGCCGGCAACCAGTTCGGGCGCTTCTTCACCGGCCAGGTCACCGCCGCCGGCAAGGTACCGCCGGCCAAGGTGCTGGTGCTCGGCGCCGGCGTGGCCGGGCTTGCCGCCATCGGTACCGCCACCAGCCTGGGGGCGGTGGTGCGCGCCTTCGATGTGCGCCCGGAGGTCGCCGAGCAGATCGAGTCGATGGGCGCCGAGTTCCTGTTCCTCGACTTCGAGGATAGCCAGGATGGTTCGGGCAGCGGCGGCTACGCCTCGCCCTCGAGCCCGGAGTTCCGCGAGAAGCAGCTGGCGCTGTTCCGCGAGCAGGCCCCTGAGGTCGATATCGTCATCACCACCGCGCTGATCCCCGGGCGCCCGGCGCCCAAGCTGTGGCTCGAGGAGATGGTGGCGGCGATGAAGCCTGGCTCGGTGATCGTCGATCTCGCCGCCGAGAAGGGCGGCAACTGTGATCTGACGGTGATGGACGAGCGGATCGTCACCGACAGCGGCGTGATCGTGGTGGGCTATACCGACTTTCCCTCGCGCATGGCGACCCAGGCATCCCTGCTCTACGCCACCAACATTCGCCACATGCTCACCGATCTGACGCCGGAGAAGGATGGCGTCATCGTCCATGACATGGAAGATGACGTGATCCGCGGCGCCACCGCCACGCATGCCGGCGAGATCACCTTCCCGCCGCCGCCGCCTAAGGTGAAGGCGATCGGTGCGGCCAAGCCCAAGGCCAAGCCCAAGGAGCCGACGCCGGAGGAGAAGCGCGCCGCCGAGCACGCAAGCTTCCTCGCCCAGACCAAGCGCCAGGTCGGCCTGCTGGCGGCCGGAGGCGTGCTGATGTGGTTGCTGGGCATGGTCGCGCCGGCCTCGTTCATGCAGCACTTCATCGTCTTCGCGCTGGCCTGCTTCGTCGGTTTCCAGGTGATCTGGAACGTCAGCCACTCGCTGCACACGCCGCTGATGGCGGTGACCAACGCCATCTCGGGGATCGTGATCCTCGGGGCGATCCTGCAGATCGGCTCGGGCAGCTGGCTGGTCGGGCTGCTCGCGGGCATTTCGGTGCTGATCGCCTCGATCAATATCGTCGGGGGCTTCCTGGTCACCCGACGCATGCTCGCCATGTTCCAGAAATCCTGA
- a CDS encoding NAD(P)(+) transhydrogenase (Re/Si-specific) subunit beta → MLQHEFVSAAAIAASVLFILSLGGLSNQEKAKRAVWYGIVGMAIAVVFTALGPGVGGLGWLIPLMLIGGLAGAWLARRVEMTEMPQLVAALHSVVGLAAVFIGFNAEMERARVVATRVAGIDVEGFSAFAATLAHKTPLELTFLQIEVVLGVFIGAVTFTGSVVAFGKLAGKIGGKPHKLPGGHLLNAGAALLCVLLAVGYFNGAGAWTLVLLALLAFFIGWHLIMGIGGADMPVVVSMLNSYSGWAAAAIGFTLSNDLLIVTGALVGSSGAILSYIMCKAMNRNFVSVILGGFGATQSEAAEIEGEQVSIDTGGVASALNDADSVIIVPGYGMAVAQAQNAVSELVRKLRAAGKNVRFGIHPVAGRLPGHMNVLLAEARVPYDIVMEMDEINDDFASTDVVIVIGSNDIVNPAAQEDPGSPIAGMPVLKVWEAKQVFVCKRGQGTGYSGIENPLFFKENTRMLYGDARGSIDALVPMID, encoded by the coding sequence ATGTTGCAACATGAGTTCGTTTCCGCCGCGGCGATCGCGGCGAGTGTTTTGTTCATCCTGTCGCTGGGCGGGCTGAGCAATCAGGAGAAAGCCAAGCGGGCGGTCTGGTATGGCATCGTGGGGATGGCGATCGCGGTGGTGTTCACCGCGCTCGGCCCCGGCGTCGGCGGGCTCGGCTGGCTGATTCCGCTGATGCTGATCGGCGGCCTGGCCGGCGCCTGGCTGGCGCGCCGGGTCGAAATGACCGAGATGCCGCAGCTGGTTGCCGCGCTGCACAGCGTGGTCGGCCTGGCGGCGGTGTTCATCGGCTTCAACGCCGAGATGGAGCGCGCTCGGGTGGTGGCTACCCGCGTCGCCGGGATCGATGTCGAAGGGTTCTCGGCGTTCGCCGCGACCCTGGCCCACAAGACCCCGCTGGAGCTGACCTTCCTGCAGATCGAGGTGGTGCTGGGTGTGTTCATCGGCGCGGTGACCTTCACCGGTTCGGTGGTGGCGTTCGGCAAGCTGGCCGGCAAGATCGGCGGCAAGCCGCACAAGCTGCCGGGCGGGCATCTGCTCAATGCCGGCGCCGCGCTGCTCTGCGTGCTGCTGGCGGTGGGCTACTTCAATGGTGCCGGTGCCTGGACCCTGGTGCTGCTGGCGCTGCTCGCCTTCTTCATCGGCTGGCACCTGATCATGGGGATCGGCGGCGCTGACATGCCGGTGGTGGTGTCGATGCTCAACAGCTACTCGGGCTGGGCCGCGGCGGCGATCGGCTTCACCCTCTCCAACGACCTGCTGATCGTCACCGGGGCGCTGGTCGGCTCCTCCGGTGCGATCCTCTCCTACATCATGTGCAAGGCGATGAACCGCAACTTCGTCAGCGTGATCCTGGGCGGCTTCGGTGCGACCCAGAGCGAGGCCGCGGAGATCGAGGGCGAGCAGGTGTCGATCGACACCGGTGGTGTCGCCAGTGCGCTCAACGACGCCGACAGTGTGATCATCGTGCCGGGCTACGGCATGGCGGTGGCCCAGGCCCAGAACGCGGTGAGCGAGCTGGTGCGCAAGCTGCGCGCCGCGGGCAAGAACGTGCGTTTCGGCATCCACCCGGTGGCGGGGCGCCTGCCCGGACACATGAACGTGCTGCTGGCGGAGGCGCGGGTGCCCTACGACATCGTCATGGAGATGGACGAGATCAACGACGACTTCGCCAGCACCGACGTGGTGATCGTCATCGGCTCCAACGATATCGTCAATCCCGCGGCGCAGGAGGATCCGGGCAGCCCGATCGCCGGCATGCCGGTACTCAAGGTGTGGGAAGCCAAGCAGGTGTTCGTGTGCAAGCGTGGCCAGGGTACCGGTTACTCGGGTATCGAGAACCCGCTGTTCTTCAAGGAGAACACGCGCATGCTCTACGGCGACGCCCGCGGCAGCATCGACGCCCTGGTGCCGATGATCGACTGA